A window of the Lolium perenne isolate Kyuss_39 chromosome 7, Kyuss_2.0, whole genome shotgun sequence genome harbors these coding sequences:
- the LOC127312624 gene encoding uncharacterized protein has protein sequence MAGASVNVEQPRDPPAMHPKLLMATRLGETERMKDLLEEASSAAVPPDLALQFEASAPCAALLLEGATVQGDSALHVVAACGDGNEFLESAKMIHGKANHLLATPNKRGDMPLHCAARAGNARMVSQLITLAKVEGHGAEEKLRTVNKLGQTALHEAVRAGNEDIVIQLMAEDSELATFPKDGSSPLYLAILLEEVDIARSLHCMSRGNLSYSGPNGQNALHAAVLRGRVMTEMLLDWNKDLTEQADQHGCTPLHFAASQAQVASRISPDYSKGFPWIRFATVDVLPLLLLLLQANPSSAYQPDKSGSFPIHVAAVVGADKAVSTFLEMLPDNACLRDTKGKTFLHVAVEKKKRSIVEHACRTASLQWILNMRDDDGNTALHLAVQTGDTKVFFPLLRNRQVRMNLTNNNGQTPRDMSLSDIPPGLSYKWNPKQMIHRALTRAVANHGVYRRDQFEEEYILRPKRADEEKESVKLNNSTQTLGISSVLITTVAFGAAFAPPGGYVADDHAHGGTPTLAGSYAFEAFTMANMLAFTCSAMGTIGLMYSGITTVDLPIRQKHFLRSLFWVSSALTCLVAAFALGTYTVLAPVAHKTAVAICVLTPAVVLYRSAGRFYRMYALAGPLYARAGLRPLIGLAKDIFTRMLRLYWPFIMIFGWAAYASK, from the exons ATGGCCGGCGCTTCCGTCAACGTGGAGCAACCCCGAGACCCACCGGCCATGCATCCAAAGCTGCTCATGGCCACCCGCCTAGGTGAAACTGAGAGGATGAAGGATCTTCTAGAGGAGGCAAGCTCAGCGGCGGTGCCGCCGGATTTGGCTCTTCAATTTGAAGCATCGGCACCTTGTGCGGCATTGCTCCTTGAGGGAGCGACCGTTCAAGGGGACTCCGCACTCCATGTAGTGGCAGCATGCGGAGACGGCAATGAGTTCTTGGAGTCGGCGAAGATGATCCACGGCAAGGCCAACCACCTCCTGGCCACGCCCAACAAGAGGGGTGACATGCCACTGCACTGCGCCGCCAGAGCTGGGAATGCTCGGATGGTCTCTCAGTTGATCACTCTGGCTAAAGTGGAGGGCCACGGAGCAGAGGAAAAGCTGCGCACCGTGAACAAACTCGGGCAGACCGCCTTGCATGAGGCAGTCCGCGCTGGAAATGAGGATATTGTTATCCAGCTAATGGCCGAGGATTCTGAACTGGCCACTTTTCCGAAAGATGGCAGTTCACCATTGTACCTTGCCATCTTGCTAGAGGAGGTAGATATTGCGCGGTCGCTGCATTGCATGAGCCGCGGGAATCTTTCCTACTCTGGACCAAATGGCCAAAATGCATTACATGCGGCGGTTCTCCGGGGCAGAG TGATGACAGAGATGCTATTGGACTGGAACAAGGACCTTACCGAGCAAGCGGACCAGCATGGCTGTACGCCTCTCCATTTCGCTGCATCGCAAGCACAAGTAGCTAGCCGGATCTCCCCAGACTATTCCAAGGGGTTCCCTTGGATTCGCTTTGCGACAGTAGACGTTCTCCCGCTCCTGTTGCTATTACTACAAGCAAACCCTTCTTCAGCGTACCAGCCAGACAAGAGTGGGTCATTCCCTATACATGTTGCTGCTGTTGTCGGTGCGGACAAGGCCGTCTCAACTTTCCTTGAGATGCTTCCGGACAACGCCTGCTTGCGTGACACCAAGGGAAAGACTTTCCTCCACGTCGCCGTTGAGAAGAAGAAGCGCAGTATAGTTGAGCATGCGTGTCGAACTGCATCGTTACAATGGATTCTGAACATGCGGGACGACGACGGGAACACTGCACTGCACCTAGCTGTGCAGACTGGAGATACCAAGGTGTTTTTCCCTCTGCTCAGGAACCGGCAAGTGCGCATGAATTTGACCAACAATAACGGGCAAACTCCAAGAGATATGTCACTCAGTGACATTCCCCCAGGGTTGTCTTATAAATGG AACCCAAAGCAAATGATACATCGTGCACTAACACGCGCGGTCGCAAACCACGGTGTGTATCGCCGGGACCAGTTCGAGGAAGAGTACATTCTGCGACCAAAACGAGCGGACGAGGAGAAAGAGTCGGTGAAATTAAACAACTCGACGCAGACTCTTGGCATCAGCTCGGTGCTCATAACCACCGTGGCCTTCGGCGCCGCTTTCGCCCCGCCTGGAGGCTACGTTGCCGACGACCATGCCCACGGTGGCACGCCCACACTTGCAGGCAGCTATGCCTTCGAAGCATTCACCATGGCCAACATGCTGGCCTTCACCTGCTCCGCCATGGGCACCATTGGTCTCATGTACTCCGGCATCACCACCGTCGACTTGCCCATCCGCCAGAAGCATTTTCTCAGGTCACTCTTCTGGGTGTCCAGCGCACTCACATGCCTTGTCGCTGCTTTCGCATTGGGCACCTACACGGTGCTGGCCCCTGTTGCTCACAAGACTGCCGTTGCAATCTGCGTCCTCACTCCTGCCGTTGTTCTCTACAGAAGCGCAGGACGTTTCTACAGAATGTACGCTCTTGCAGGACCTTTATATGCTAGAGCGGGGCTTCGCCCACTCATAGGGTTAGCAAAAGACATATTTACTCGCATGCTAAGACTATACTGGCCCTTCATCATGATATTTGGTTGggccgcatatgcatccaaataa